A stretch of the uncultured Desulfobacter sp. genome encodes the following:
- a CDS encoding ABC transporter permease gives MIFPLWKRVWQNKQVIVASGARDNSGIRSSGRRPFWYTSMKHSVFFYIVPLVAPVLLALCWIWMAARVNNQVILPPMDQVLYILAHPFEDLISMGSLSSNVLVSLVRVLLGYAVAVAIAIPLGVLMGYYGIVFKAFNGFLNLFRPIPPLAWVPLVMAWFGIASLATMAGVESGQWYVYLNNIKFSMLFIIFVGAFYPILTATIHGVRSVNTTLIDSARVLGATPSQIFRKVLIPAAMPAIITGMRIGLGIAWMCLVSAEMLPGSLSGIGYMITHAFTLASTDIVIAGMISIGCVGAIMDMVFRHVEKKKFSWQRRTNP, from the coding sequence ATGATTTTTCCTTTGTGGAAAAGAGTCTGGCAAAATAAACAGGTCATTGTGGCATCCGGTGCCCGGGATAATTCAGGCATCCGGAGTTCCGGCCGCAGACCGTTCTGGTATACGTCAATGAAGCATTCGGTATTTTTTTATATTGTTCCCCTGGTCGCCCCTGTTCTTCTGGCTCTGTGCTGGATATGGATGGCGGCCCGGGTCAACAACCAGGTAATTCTGCCCCCCATGGACCAGGTTTTGTATATCCTGGCCCATCCCTTTGAAGATCTCATCAGTATGGGATCGCTTTCCAGCAATGTCCTGGTCAGCCTGGTCCGGGTCCTGCTGGGCTATGCCGTGGCCGTGGCCATTGCCATCCCCTTGGGGGTGCTCATGGGATATTACGGCATTGTTTTTAAAGCTTTTAACGGATTTCTAAATTTGTTCAGACCCATACCACCACTGGCATGGGTACCCCTGGTCATGGCTTGGTTCGGCATTGCCAGCCTGGCCACAATGGCCGGCGTGGAAAGCGGACAATGGTATGTCTATCTGAATAATATCAAGTTTTCTATGCTGTTCATCATCTTTGTGGGAGCGTTTTATCCTATCCTCACCGCTACCATTCACGGGGTCCGCAGCGTGAACACCACCCTCATCGATTCGGCCCGGGTCCTGGGTGCCACCCCAAGCCAGATTTTCAGAAAGGTGCTGATTCCGGCCGCCATGCCCGCTATTATAACAGGCATGCGCATTGGTCTGGGTATCGCCTGGATGTGCCTGGTGTCGGCAGAGATGCTGCCCGGCTCCCTGTCCGGTATCGGCTACATGATCACCCATGCATTTACCCTGGCTTCTACGGACATTGTCATCGCCGGCATGATCTCTATTGGTTGTGTCGGGGCTATCATGGACATGGTTTTCCGCCATGTTGAAAAGAAAAAATTTTCCTGGCAGAGGCGGACCAATCCATGA
- the aguB gene encoding N-carbamoylputrescine amidase, which translates to MEKVKVAVTQMACSNTYKTNVKKAEAIVRDAAGQGANIILLQELFSGPYFCKVQDFSYFSLAQNADDSDLIKRFSRLAKELGVVLPISFFERANQAYFNSVAMIDADGSVMGIYRKTHIPQGPGYEEKYYFSPGDTGFKVWSTRFGKVGVGICWDQWFPETARSMALMGADILLYPTAIGSEPKMPGYDSQPHWQRTMQGHSAANVMPVCASNRIGTETDRSVEVTFYGTSFITGNTGDILAQCDRETEEIKIVSFDFKEIENMRAGWGLFRDRRPGAYATIGSLDGNANLT; encoded by the coding sequence ATGGAAAAAGTAAAGGTTGCAGTCACCCAGATGGCCTGCAGCAACACCTATAAAACGAATGTAAAAAAGGCGGAAGCGATTGTACGGGATGCGGCCGGCCAAGGCGCAAACATCATCCTGCTCCAGGAGTTATTTTCAGGTCCCTATTTTTGCAAAGTGCAGGATTTCAGCTATTTTTCCCTGGCCCAAAACGCGGATGACAGTGATCTGATCAAACGGTTCAGCCGCTTGGCCAAAGAACTTGGCGTGGTTCTGCCCATCAGCTTTTTCGAACGGGCCAACCAGGCCTATTTCAACAGTGTGGCCATGATTGATGCCGACGGCTCCGTCATGGGGATCTACCGCAAAACCCACATTCCTCAGGGCCCGGGCTATGAAGAAAAATATTATTTCAGCCCGGGCGACACCGGTTTCAAGGTGTGGAGTACCCGGTTTGGTAAAGTGGGGGTTGGCATCTGCTGGGACCAGTGGTTTCCGGAAACCGCCCGCAGCATGGCGCTGATGGGGGCGGATATCTTGCTGTATCCAACGGCCATCGGGTCTGAACCCAAAATGCCCGGATACGATTCACAACCCCACTGGCAACGAACCATGCAAGGCCACTCAGCGGCCAACGTGATGCCGGTGTGTGCATCAAACCGCATCGGCACGGAAACGGACCGAAGTGTTGAAGTTACCTTTTACGGCACCTCGTTTATCACCGGCAACACCGGAGATATACTTGCCCAATGTGACCGTGAAACCGAAGAGATCAAAATTGTCTCTTTTGATTTCAAAGAAATTGAAAACATGCGAGCGGGCTGGGGGCTGTTCCGGGACCGACGTCCGGGTGCTTACGCAACGATTGGGTCGCTTGACGGTAACGCAAATTTGACGTGA
- a CDS encoding aminobutyraldehyde dehydrogenase: MKLWINGKWCDGTEGVLDVENPATGEVIAQVAKAGAADVDNAVAAAKAAFPEWSTMPPRDRSKCMWKLADLMEANIEELAKIESEDSGKPYEFLSLGGDLPFCIDNMRFFAGSARDTSGHHAGEYTQGYTTIYRREPVGVVGQIAPWNYPLLMAIWKIGPALAAGCTTVLKPASLTPRTSLMLGELCRKAGIPDGVVNVLTGDVGPAIVSHKDIRMISVTGATSTGAAIMQSSAESIKRVHLELGGKAPVVVFEDAKPELVAEKVSLGAFCNSGQDCTAATRVICHESIVDKVTEALVAAMKAVKVGNPFAGETMMGSMISKSHMESVDGFVQRAKASGAGILCGGKILDGPGYFYAPTVINNVAQNSEIVQKEVFGPVVTIQTFRDESDALAMANDTVFGLASSVFTHDVARSMRVTKALEFGCVWVNDHLPLVSEAPHGGFKQSGFGKDLSAEAVGDYLVTKHVMINTTV; the protein is encoded by the coding sequence ATGAAACTATGGATTAATGGAAAATGGTGTGACGGTACCGAGGGTGTTCTGGATGTGGAAAATCCGGCAACAGGAGAAGTCATTGCCCAGGTGGCTAAAGCAGGTGCTGCCGATGTGGACAACGCCGTAGCCGCAGCCAAGGCGGCCTTTCCGGAATGGAGCACCATGCCACCCAGGGACCGCAGCAAGTGCATGTGGAAGCTGGCGGATCTGATGGAGGCCAACATTGAAGAACTGGCCAAAATCGAAAGCGAAGATTCCGGCAAACCTTATGAATTTTTGAGCCTGGGCGGGGATCTGCCCTTCTGCATAGATAATATGCGCTTTTTTGCCGGCAGCGCCCGGGACACCAGCGGCCATCATGCCGGAGAATATACCCAGGGGTACACCACCATCTACCGCCGGGAACCCGTGGGCGTGGTGGGCCAGATCGCCCCCTGGAACTATCCCTTGCTCATGGCCATCTGGAAGATTGGTCCGGCCCTGGCCGCCGGGTGCACCACCGTGTTAAAACCTGCGTCGTTGACCCCGCGGACCTCGCTGATGTTGGGAGAACTGTGCCGGAAGGCAGGGATTCCCGACGGCGTTGTCAATGTGCTCACCGGCGACGTCGGACCTGCCATTGTCAGCCACAAGGATATCCGCATGATTTCAGTGACCGGTGCCACCAGCACGGGTGCCGCCATTATGCAAAGCTCCGCCGAATCCATCAAGCGGGTTCACCTGGAACTGGGCGGTAAAGCCCCGGTGGTAGTCTTTGAAGATGCCAAACCCGAGCTTGTAGCAGAAAAGGTTTCCCTAGGTGCCTTTTGCAACTCCGGCCAGGACTGCACTGCAGCCACCCGGGTCATCTGCCATGAATCTATCGTGGATAAGGTCACAGAGGCCCTTGTGGCGGCCATGAAAGCCGTCAAGGTGGGCAATCCCTTTGCCGGCGAAACCATGATGGGTTCCATGATCTCCAAATCCCATATGGAATCTGTGGACGGGTTTGTACAGCGTGCCAAAGCTTCGGGTGCCGGCATTCTGTGCGGTGGAAAAATCCTTGACGGTCCGGGTTATTTTTATGCCCCCACGGTCATTAATAATGTTGCACAGAATTCTGAAATCGTGCAAAAAGAGGTATTCGGACCTGTCGTTACCATCCAGACCTTTAGAGATGAATCAGACGCCCTGGCCATGGCCAATGACACGGTATTTGGCCTGGCATCTTCTGTATTTACCCATGACGTGGCACGTTCCATGCGCGTGACAAAGGCCCTGGAGTTTGGATGCGTGTGGGTGAACGACCATCTGCCCCTGGTTTCCGAAGCACCCCATGGCGGGTTCAAACAGTCCGGTTTCGGCAAAGATCTGTCTGCTGAAGCTGTTGGCGATTATCTGGTTACCAAACATGTAATGATCAACACTACGGTTTAA
- a CDS encoding hydrogenase-4 component G, producing the protein MTNVSGGINSFTGMDFTLFQSRNRVAENNSVSNVSMETEIIQFSLEVRTGTQQNIGTQDALARFNQLDPELKSSLTYNGKPIAELSPEQAGELVSEDGYFGVDQTSQRIADFVIMGAGDDMERLKAGREGVLQGFKQAEEAWGSKLPEISYETLAKTLETIDEKIRENGGSVVDLSI; encoded by the coding sequence ATGACAAATGTGTCTGGCGGTATAAATTCCTTTACTGGGATGGATTTTACATTATTTCAGTCACGCAACAGGGTTGCAGAAAATAATTCGGTTTCAAACGTATCAATGGAGACTGAAATTATTCAATTCAGCCTGGAAGTCAGAACAGGTACCCAGCAAAACATTGGTACCCAGGATGCGCTTGCTCGGTTTAACCAGCTTGATCCGGAGCTGAAATCATCTTTGACATATAACGGTAAACCCATTGCCGAATTGTCCCCCGAGCAGGCTGGAGAGCTTGTCAGTGAAGACGGATATTTTGGCGTGGATCAGACATCCCAACGCATTGCTGATTTCGTCATAATGGGTGCCGGTGATGATATGGAGCGGTTGAAAGCCGGTCGGGAAGGTGTCCTTCAAGGGTTTAAGCAAGCTGAAGAAGCCTGGGGAAGCAAATTACCGGAAATATCATATGAAACTCTGGCAAAAACCTTGGAAACCATTGACGAAAAAATCCGGGAGAATGGCGGCTCAGTTGTTGATTTGAGTATTTGA
- a CDS encoding aldehyde ferredoxin oxidoreductase family protein — MKGFFNRILCVDLSNQKVEIKTVDKSVYKNFLGGKGLATWLLTELNPPGVDPLSPENRLIFATGAVTGTATWGSSRYGVFTKSPLTGFYAESYSGGKVPEAIAATGFDAIVIHGKSNHPTLMEITPEGAFFHNAGHLSGKDTFETESAVKAEFKDKYPKSWKTGLSVIGPAAEAGVKFSIIKNDGWRCAGRAGTGTVMGSKNLKAIVFSGNKKRDVFDKKRLIQLAKEMAAEAKEHPVVQAYKSMGTSQMVKVMNNAGAFPTRYWTKGYAPHWEKISADALHSQCDVTPHGCAKCYLSCGRMTKVMQGPHKGLVLEGPEYETLYTFGGLCMIEKIEDIVRLNHICDSLGIDTITAGNLAAFAMMAHEQNKSDYPIQFGDAQAIEDLLIKIVTNEEGIGRILAQGIRHAAKILGMEELAIHVKGMEPAGYEPRVLKGMGLAYASSDRGACHLRATFYKPELAGMIDPKQTKGKAKLFIDFEDRLTLFDTLILCKFYRDLYPWELLGEMITAATGIDGSKENLSTIALNVAAKARKFNLREGMTPSDETLAPGFFTPLEDSGATITRDEMDFMLNDYQKIRNWT, encoded by the coding sequence ATGAAAGGTTTTTTTAATCGAATCCTCTGCGTGGATCTGTCTAACCAGAAAGTTGAGATCAAGACCGTTGATAAATCGGTTTACAAAAATTTCCTTGGCGGTAAGGGGCTTGCCACCTGGTTGCTGACGGAGCTGAACCCGCCGGGTGTGGATCCCCTTTCTCCGGAAAACCGGCTGATCTTTGCCACGGGTGCCGTAACCGGCACCGCCACCTGGGGCAGTTCCAGGTATGGGGTCTTTACCAAATCGCCTTTAACCGGATTTTATGCCGAGTCCTATTCCGGGGGCAAGGTACCTGAAGCCATTGCCGCCACAGGCTTTGATGCCATTGTTATCCATGGTAAGTCAAATCATCCGACCTTGATGGAAATCACCCCGGAAGGTGCTTTTTTCCACAACGCGGGCCATCTTAGTGGCAAAGACACCTTTGAAACTGAGTCCGCCGTTAAAGCGGAATTTAAGGATAAATATCCCAAAAGCTGGAAAACCGGACTCAGCGTAATCGGCCCGGCTGCCGAGGCCGGAGTTAAATTCTCAATTATCAAAAACGATGGGTGGCGGTGCGCAGGACGTGCCGGTACCGGCACGGTCATGGGTAGCAAAAACCTTAAGGCCATTGTTTTTTCCGGAAATAAAAAACGGGATGTCTTCGATAAAAAAAGGCTTATTCAGCTGGCCAAGGAGATGGCTGCCGAGGCCAAGGAACATCCAGTGGTCCAGGCTTACAAATCCATGGGCACCTCCCAGATGGTAAAGGTCATGAACAATGCCGGTGCGTTTCCCACCCGTTACTGGACCAAAGGCTACGCCCCCCACTGGGAAAAGATATCGGCAGATGCTCTGCACAGTCAATGTGACGTCACCCCCCATGGATGCGCCAAGTGCTATCTCTCCTGCGGCCGGATGACAAAGGTAATGCAGGGCCCCCACAAGGGATTGGTGCTCGAGGGGCCGGAGTACGAAACCTTGTACACCTTTGGCGGTCTGTGCATGATAGAGAAAATCGAAGATATTGTCCGGCTTAATCATATCTGTGACAGCTTAGGAATCGACACCATAACGGCCGGCAATCTGGCCGCCTTTGCCATGATGGCCCACGAACAAAACAAGTCGGATTATCCTATCCAATTTGGTGACGCCCAGGCCATCGAAGACCTGTTAATTAAAATTGTGACCAATGAAGAGGGCATCGGCCGAATCCTGGCCCAGGGCATACGTCATGCCGCAAAAATATTAGGTATGGAAGAGCTGGCCATTCATGTCAAAGGCATGGAGCCTGCGGGCTACGAGCCCAGGGTCCTTAAGGGTATGGGCCTGGCTTATGCGTCTTCGGACCGTGGCGCATGCCATCTGCGGGCTACCTTTTACAAGCCGGAACTGGCCGGCATGATAGATCCCAAGCAGACCAAAGGCAAGGCAAAACTATTTATTGATTTTGAAGACCGACTCACCTTATTTGACACCTTAATCCTGTGCAAGTTCTACCGGGATTTGTACCCTTGGGAACTGCTCGGAGAAATGATCACCGCGGCAACCGGAATAGACGGCTCCAAAGAGAATCTATCCACCATCGCTTTAAACGTGGCTGCCAAAGCCCGGAAATTCAACCTGAGAGAAGGAATGACCCCGAGCGACGAAACCCTGGCGCCTGGTTTTTTCACCCCGCTTGAAGACTCAGGGGCCACCATAACCAGGGATGAAATGGATTTTATGCTCAATGACTACCAAAAAATTCGAAACTGGACTTAA
- a CDS encoding cache domain-containing protein: MPLIKEDNIGIISFISSTILVVLLTSILGGIFIRDQHRHFQQDLQKVGINFFKMQKERLRSEVDMQIRSINAWHESARQRLKTTIKARTYEAYAVAENLFEQNKEKRPEEIQAIIREAIRPIRFNDGRGYFFIRDTRGPFVLYPPNPKIEGPHVKLFPHQNRKELFQRINTLLFTKGEGFIDYQWPKPGGREHELFEKMTFVKYFKPFGWSLGTGEYLVNFESLVQKSIIDTLNSIIPSDIAPEYIFIYQLHNMNGGNEFATMLVNPNRPDLIGKKISDNYTDIKGKMFRKEMVQGIRDTGEAFVSYWYKNPGSEEPGSKLSYFKYYPAWKWIVAKGISLDDMNKRITSLQKNLNQETKRTIRNFIYFILISTVCFLVLGYIFSKGIHRIFLGYKAIQEAQQHELEQVNAQLKIQSITDTLTSLFNKGYFNDHLEIEIARSLRHGSALSLVVFDIDKFKQINDRFGHLAGDDVLKKLALLCQNNIRASDIFARWGGEEFVVLSPESDKNRTIVFAEKLRRLIEEYSFSIPLQVTCSFGVTEYREGESVDSFIHRADQALYTAKEEGRNKVVFR; the protein is encoded by the coding sequence ATGCCTTTAATCAAAGAGGATAATATAGGGATAATCAGCTTTATCAGTTCAACGATTCTTGTTGTCCTGTTGACATCTATTCTCGGCGGCATTTTCATTCGTGATCAGCACCGTCATTTTCAACAAGATTTACAAAAGGTAGGGATCAATTTTTTTAAGATGCAAAAAGAACGGCTTCGATCAGAGGTCGATATGCAGATTAGAAGTATCAATGCCTGGCACGAAAGTGCCAGACAAAGATTGAAGACCACCATTAAAGCCCGCACGTATGAGGCCTATGCCGTTGCTGAAAATCTCTTTGAACAGAACAAAGAGAAAAGACCCGAGGAAATTCAGGCGATCATTAGGGAAGCCATCAGACCTATCAGGTTTAATGACGGTCGCGGCTATTTTTTTATCCGAGACACCCGGGGCCCTTTTGTCCTCTACCCACCAAATCCTAAAATAGAAGGGCCACATGTCAAATTGTTTCCCCATCAGAACAGAAAAGAACTTTTCCAAAGAATCAACACACTGCTCTTTACAAAAGGCGAGGGGTTTATCGACTATCAATGGCCCAAACCTGGGGGCAGAGAACATGAACTTTTTGAAAAAATGACCTTTGTAAAATATTTTAAGCCTTTTGGGTGGAGTCTTGGTACAGGTGAATATCTTGTTAATTTTGAATCATTAGTGCAAAAATCCATAATAGACACGCTTAACAGTATTATTCCATCTGATATCGCTCCAGAATACATTTTTATTTACCAACTCCATAACATGAATGGCGGCAATGAATTTGCCACAATGTTGGTCAATCCAAACCGTCCTGATCTTATTGGTAAGAAAATTTCCGATAACTATACGGACATAAAAGGCAAAATGTTCCGCAAAGAAATGGTTCAAGGTATCCGTGACACCGGTGAGGCCTTTGTCTCGTACTGGTATAAAAACCCGGGTTCTGAAGAACCTGGCTCGAAATTGAGCTATTTTAAATATTATCCGGCATGGAAATGGATTGTGGCAAAAGGCATATCCCTTGACGATATGAATAAACGCATCACTTCATTGCAAAAAAATCTTAACCAGGAGACAAAGAGGACGATTCGTAATTTTATATATTTTATCCTTATATCCACAGTTTGTTTTCTGGTTCTTGGTTACATTTTTTCCAAAGGCATACATAGAATCTTTTTGGGGTACAAGGCAATACAGGAAGCGCAGCAGCACGAATTGGAACAAGTGAATGCCCAATTAAAAATTCAATCTATAACCGATACGTTAACGTCTTTGTTCAATAAGGGATATTTCAACGACCATCTCGAAATCGAAATTGCCCGTTCCTTACGTCATGGTTCTGCGCTTTCCCTTGTTGTTTTCGATATTGATAAATTCAAACAGATTAATGATCGTTTCGGCCATCTTGCCGGAGACGATGTTCTTAAAAAGTTAGCCCTTCTTTGTCAAAATAATATTCGTGCGTCTGACATCTTTGCGCGTTGGGGCGGCGAGGAGTTTGTCGTTCTTTCGCCTGAGAGCGACAAGAACAGAACGATTGTTTTTGCAGAGAAATTACGAAGGTTGATTGAGGAATATTCTTTCTCGATCCCATTGCAAGTAACTTGCAGTTTCGGCGTTACGGAATATAGAGAAGGAGAAAGTGTAGATTCTTTCATACATAGAGCAGACCAAGCGCTTTACACTGCAAAAGAAGAAGGCAGAAATAAGGTCGTTTTTCGGTAA
- a CDS encoding agmatine deiminase family protein, which produces MTKLIQIQGDHPLAGPPANGFFSIPVRTPQSDGLTMPAEWENHDACWMVWPCSEECFKGVLQEAKQTYAKVARAIADFEPVYMLVNPEQRSEAQNLLGNCVTLVDATCFDSWARDSAPTFVRDEKGNVAGIDWVFTGWGHYPITGPCDEGMAIDILRHLSMRRYTAPFILEGGSIHVDGQGTLITTEQCLLDPKRNVGFTKADFEAFFKTYLGIDKVLWLANGLDGDETTGHVDILATFARPGLILLNNCIDPDDPNFAVTRDARQRLTGVVDAAGNAIEIMDIPQPIPQKWNGERMDLSYINFYMPNGAIIMSAFNDPADDQAKEMMQSIFPDRTVIQIPSLPIFAGGGGIHCITQQQPSGTALPAF; this is translated from the coding sequence ATGACTAAATTAATACAGATTCAGGGGGACCATCCATTGGCCGGTCCCCCGGCAAACGGTTTTTTCTCAATCCCTGTGCGCACCCCCCAAAGTGACGGGCTGACCATGCCGGCTGAATGGGAGAATCATGATGCCTGCTGGATGGTATGGCCCTGTTCCGAAGAGTGTTTCAAGGGCGTGCTGCAAGAAGCCAAACAAACCTATGCAAAGGTGGCCCGGGCCATTGCCGATTTTGAACCGGTATATATGCTGGTCAATCCGGAACAGCGTTCTGAAGCTCAAAACCTGTTAGGCAATTGCGTCACCCTGGTTGATGCCACTTGCTTTGACTCCTGGGCCAGGGACAGTGCGCCCACCTTTGTGAGGGATGAAAAAGGCAACGTGGCCGGGATCGACTGGGTCTTTACCGGATGGGGCCACTACCCCATCACAGGCCCCTGCGATGAGGGCATGGCCATCGACATTTTGCGCCACCTGTCCATGCGGCGGTACACCGCCCCTTTTATCCTGGAAGGCGGTTCGATTCATGTAGACGGCCAGGGTACACTGATCACAACAGAGCAATGTTTGCTGGATCCCAAACGCAACGTGGGATTCACAAAAGCTGATTTCGAAGCCTTTTTTAAGACCTACCTGGGCATTGATAAAGTGTTGTGGCTGGCCAACGGCCTTGACGGGGATGAAACCACAGGCCATGTGGATATCCTGGCTACCTTTGCGCGCCCGGGACTGATTTTGTTAAACAACTGCATTGATCCGGATGACCCTAATTTTGCCGTGACCCGGGATGCCAGACAAAGACTTACCGGCGTTGTTGATGCCGCAGGCAATGCAATCGAAATCATGGATATTCCCCAGCCGATCCCCCAAAAATGGAACGGGGAGCGTATGGATCTCTCATATATTAATTTTTATATGCCCAACGGTGCCATTATCATGTCTGCATTTAATGATCCGGCAGACGACCAGGCAAAAGAGATGATGCAGTCAATTTTCCCGGACCGCACCGTTATCCAGATACCGAGTCTGCCAATTTTTGCCGGCGGCGGCGGGATACACTGTATCACCCAGCAGCAGCCTTCGGGCACTGCCCTGCCGGCATTTTAA
- a CDS encoding CmpA/NrtA family ABC transporter substrate-binding protein, whose product MTRSKLILACTLILAAAFWAGPAQATKSKLPSLYMGYVFTTHHTPLMVAAIKGEAFKESGAFFKPLVPKQKYQLVSAEGKPLAVINLIVSKSGSETATLFAMNRMDLGMASSTAFMSGIDKGTPMKILCPLHVDGMSMVFPSDSKISGYQDVSNAIKASATPFKIGYHSPTSAPRVVFEGALHKAGFKISGNPNDVDADILMVDLKSTANLIPALLSHQVDCWVGPAPHPAVAEYKHAGHIGLDSRDLPPKGEWVDFPCCVMGASDKLIADHPEIIQAMTDLFTGVSDWSNANKTEAAKISAEWIGVPAPAIEKSSIIYTTNPTPNWLKGEDVFLTMLNSMNKFKGQMKGKNLKAATPILYDFSFVEKSLAK is encoded by the coding sequence ATGACACGATCAAAACTTATTCTTGCCTGTACCCTGATTTTGGCTGCTGCCTTTTGGGCAGGACCTGCCCAGGCTACCAAATCCAAACTGCCAAGCCTATATATGGGCTATGTGTTTACCACCCACCACACCCCCCTGATGGTGGCGGCCATCAAGGGAGAGGCCTTCAAGGAGTCCGGCGCCTTTTTCAAACCCCTGGTACCCAAACAAAAGTACCAGCTGGTATCTGCTGAGGGCAAACCCCTGGCCGTAATTAACCTCATAGTATCCAAAAGCGGATCTGAAACCGCCACCCTTTTTGCCATGAACCGCATGGATTTAGGGATGGCCTCCAGCACCGCTTTCATGAGCGGTATTGACAAGGGTACACCCATGAAAATCCTCTGCCCCCTCCATGTGGACGGCATGAGCATGGTCTTTCCCTCGGACAGCAAAATCAGCGGTTACCAGGATGTAAGCAATGCCATTAAGGCCTCTGCAACGCCCTTTAAAATAGGCTACCACTCCCCCACCTCCGCTCCCAGGGTTGTTTTTGAAGGTGCATTGCACAAGGCAGGTTTCAAGATTTCCGGTAATCCCAATGATGTGGATGCCGACATTCTCATGGTGGATCTCAAATCCACCGCCAACCTGATCCCGGCACTTTTAAGCCACCAAGTAGACTGCTGGGTGGGCCCGGCTCCCCATCCTGCCGTAGCCGAGTACAAACACGCCGGACATATCGGTCTGGACTCCAGGGATCTCCCACCCAAAGGGGAGTGGGTTGACTTTCCCTGCTGTGTTATGGGTGCCAGTGACAAACTCATTGCCGACCATCCCGAGATCATCCAGGCTATGACCGATCTGTTCACTGGGGTGTCCGACTGGAGCAACGCCAACAAAACAGAAGCTGCTAAAATTTCGGCTGAATGGATCGGCGTACCGGCTCCGGCCATTGAGAAGTCCAGTATCATTTATACCACAAACCCCACCCCCAACTGGCTCAAAGGCGAGGATGTGTTCCTGACCATGCTCAACAGTATGAACAAGTTTAAAGGACAGATGAAGGGAAAAAACCTTAAGGCGGCCACCCCGATTCTCTATGATTTTTCCTTTGTGGAAAAGAGTCTGGCAAAATAA
- a CDS encoding ABC transporter ATP-binding protein, whose translation MSHTPIIDVQGLSKSFDTKSGDRFLALDNINLAVRPRSFTCIVGPSGCGKSTILRIASGLEKASQGQVLYNGAPVRVPSADIGMVFQEYSLFPWLSVLDNVAAGPQFAGVDKETRHENAMTFLNMVNMAEFKHAFPHELSGGMRQRVAIARALANEPDVLFMDEPFGALDAHTRILLQQELLHLWEMTHKTIVLVTHSVDEAVFLADEIVIMSAHPGRIQDVISVDMPRPRTRANKAFGELTDFLLHSLSPH comes from the coding sequence ATGAGCCACACCCCTATTATTGATGTCCAGGGGCTTTCCAAATCCTTTGACACCAAATCCGGAGACCGGTTTCTGGCTCTCGATAACATCAATCTTGCCGTCCGTCCCCGGTCTTTTACTTGTATTGTCGGTCCTTCGGGATGTGGGAAATCGACGATACTGCGCATCGCCTCCGGCCTGGAAAAGGCCAGCCAGGGGCAGGTCCTTTACAATGGCGCGCCGGTCCGGGTACCTAGTGCCGACATCGGCATGGTATTCCAAGAGTACTCCTTATTTCCCTGGCTGTCGGTTTTGGACAATGTGGCGGCAGGCCCTCAATTTGCCGGGGTAGATAAGGAAACCCGGCATGAAAATGCCATGACATTTCTTAATATGGTCAACATGGCGGAGTTTAAACATGCCTTTCCCCATGAACTGTCCGGGGGCATGCGCCAGCGGGTGGCCATTGCCCGGGCCCTGGCCAACGAACCGGATGTGCTGTTTATGGATGAGCCTTTCGGGGCCCTGGACGCCCATACCCGTATTCTATTGCAGCAGGAGCTGCTCCACTTATGGGAAATGACGCACAAAACCATTGTTCTGGTGACCCACAGCGTCGATGAGGCAGTTTTTCTGGCCGATGAAATTGTGATTATGTCGGCCCACCCCGGCCGGATTCAGGATGTGATTTCTGTGGACATGCCCCGTCCCCGGACCCGGGCGAACAAGGCTTTTGGCGAACTCACCGACTTTCTTCTTCATTCCCTCTCCCCTCATTAA